A window of the Hordeum vulgare subsp. vulgare chromosome 5H, MorexV3_pseudomolecules_assembly, whole genome shotgun sequence genome harbors these coding sequences:
- the LOC123452209 gene encoding protein RDM16 — protein sequence MDRDRSSRRDRDRDRGDDRRTTHERGEDHHRRRRHDSDGHQHHHKRDAEDDHRRRRHDDGGVEEDRRRARRHRSHSPSESPPTAKRDRSSSRAPRDSVERRDSADREPLPPPPPSRKRKDHDSGGGRRDSNEPDREGGKRPRASVEPPPRKEERPRRERRRFEDVDAYGDERGKGEKGSSSREHKKVESGANGDSQSGAAPNGGAQQPLNSAPAVAVPSANPVSSKVSSITTTNENGGVSIRSDEVTGKSSTDGTANSSAGRSSNLSLDALAKAKKALQLKKELSEKLKRLPALNKLGTPIPDTQTPKKETQSVSGSSASAVHVGASSELPASSVSAGISGLTNIPNLDAVKRAQELAAKMGFRQDPQFAPLINMFPGTSGELTVPQRPAKAPVLRLDAQGREIDENGNVISMTKPSNLSTLKVNINKQKKDAFQIIKPDLESLAKATVHFDERMGINPTKLLRPKRPGFQFIEEGKLSRQAELQRIKNQFGEAQAKELKVKQAQLAKAKVEVDMNPNLIEIAPGGRPPKRKQKEEIPDIEPWDSKFLISPTYEDISLENLNMDKITIYVEHPEPLEPPAEPAPPPPQPLKLTKKEQKKLRTQRRLAKEKDRQEMIRQGLLEPPKPKVKMSNLMKVLGAEATQDPTRMEMEIRTAAAEREQAHVDRNIARKLTPSERREKKERKLFDDPNTLGCIVCVYRIRDLSHPQTRFKVDVNAQENRLTGAAVITDGISVVVVEGGRKSIKRYNKLMLNRIDWASAVGGEDGADEEQDKPMNSCVLVWQGSVVKPTFPRFGVHQCRSEAAAKKVFTDAKVPHYWDLAVNFSEDSS from the exons ATGGATCGCGACCGATCTTCTCGCCGCGACCGTGATCGCGACCGCGGCGATGACCGCCGCACCACCCACGAGCGCGGTGAGGACCACCAccgacgccgccgccacgacAGCGACGGCCATCAGCACCACCACAAGCGCGACGCCGAAGACGACCACCGCCGTCGTCGCCACGACGACGGTGGTGTAGAGGAAGACCGCCGCCGTGCTCGCCGACACCGTTCCCATTCCCCCTCCGAGTCCCCACCGACCGCGAAGCGGGATCGGTCGTCGAGCCGCGCTCCTCGGGATTCCGTTGAGCGCCGCGATTCCGCCGACCGagagccgctgccgccgccgccgccgtcacggAAACGGAAGGACCACGACAGCGGCGGCGGCCGCCGCGACAGCAACGAGCCCGACCGGGAAGGGGGGAAGCGGCCGAGGGCCTCAGTGGAGCCTCCTCCGCGGAAGGAGGAAAGGCCAAGGCGAGAGCGCAGGAGGTTTGAGGATGTTGATGCGTATGGTGATGAGAGGGGTAAGGGGGAAAAGGGCAGTTCGTCTCGTGAGCACAAGAAGGTAGAGTCAGGTGCCAATGGAGATTCACAGAGCGGCGCAGCCCCTAAT GGTGGTGCTCAGCAGCCGCTCAATTCTGCACCTGCTGTTGCGGTGCCATCTGCTAATCCTGTTTCTTCAAAGGTATCTTCGATTACTACCACCAATGAAAATGGGGGAGTTAGTATTAGATCTGATGAAGTTACTGGAAAATCTAGTACAGATGGAACTGCAAATTCATCCGCTGGCAGAAGTAGTAACTTAAGTCTTGATGCTTTAGCGAAAGCCAAAAAAGCTTTGCAACTGAAGAAGGAATTATCAGAAAAGCTCAAGAGATTACCTGCG CTTAATAAACTTGGCACTCCTATTCCTGATACACAAACTCCTAAGAAAGAAACACAGTCTGTTTCTGGCTCGAGTGCATCTGCAGTCCATGTGGGTGCATCTTCTGAACTGCCCGCTAGTAGTGTCTCTGCTGGCATTTCAGGGCTTACCAACATTCCCAATTTGGATGCTGTGAAGCGAGCACAAGAGCTTGCTGCTAAGATGGGATTTCGCCAGGACCCACAGTTTGCACCTCTTATCAACATGTTCCCTGGTACATCTGGTGAACTGACTGTTCCTCAAAGACCTGCCAAGGCTCCTGTTCTCCGACTCGATGCTCAAGGTAGGGAAATTGATGAGAATGGAAATGTTATCAGCATGACCAAACCAAGCAACCTGAGTACTCTAAAG GTTAACATTAACAAGCAGAAGAAGGATGCATTCCAAATTATCAAACCAGACTTGGAGTCGCTTGCAAAAGCTACTGTTCATTTTGATGAAAGGATGGGCATCAACCCAACTAAGCTCCTTCGTCCTAAAAGGCCAGGATTCCAGTTTATTGAGGAAGGCAAACTTTCGAGGCAGGCTGAATTGCAGAGGATTAAG AACCAATTTGGCGAAGCACAAGCCAAAGAGCTCAAAGTAAAGCAAGCTCAACTTGCTAAGGCAAAGGTCGAGGTAGACATGAACCCGAACCTAATTGAAATCGCTCCTGGTGGAAGGCCTCCAAAGCGAAAGCAGAAGGAAGAGATTCCTGACATTGAGCCATG GGACTCAAAATTTTTGATATCTCCTACGTATGAGGACATCTCCTTGGAAAACCTTAATATGGATAAGATCACCATCTATGTGGAACATCCAGAACCATTGGAACCACCGGCTGAGCCTGCACCGCCACCGCCTCAGCCACTTAAGCTGActaagaaggagcagaagaagctCAGAACACAGAGGCGTCTCGCTAAGGAAAAAGATCGGCAAGAAATGATTAGGCAGGGCCTCTTGGAGCCACCAAAGCCCAAGGTCAAGATGAGCAACCTTATGAAAGTACTTGGTGCAGAAGCTACACAGGATCCTACACGTATGGAGATGGAAATACGAACAGCTGCTGCAGAGCGTGAGCAGGCTCACGTGGACCGCAACATTGCCCGCAAACTCACACCATCAGAGCGCCGAgagaaaaaggagaggaagctTTTTGATGATCCCAACACACTTGGCTGTATTGTTTGTGTTTACAGAATCAGAGACCTGTCACACCCTCAGACCCGCTTCAAAGTGGACGTGAATGCCCAGGAGAACCGGCTGACTGGTGCGGCGGTTATCACAGATGGTATAAGTGTTGTGGTTGTGGAAGGAGGGAGGAAGTCGATCAAGAGGTACAATAAGCTGATGCTGAACCGGATTGACTGGGCCTCTGCAGTTGGTGGTGAGGATGGTGCCGACGAGGAACAAGACAAGCCGATGAATAGCTGCGTGTTAGTCTGGCAGGGTAGCGTGGTGAAGCCCACCTTTCCGAGGTTCGGTGTGCATCAGTGTCGGAGCGAGGCTGCTGCCAAGAAGGTGTTTACAGATGCTAAAGTTCCGCACTACTGGGACCTGGCTGTCAACTTTTCGGAGGATTCCTCTTGA